The following proteins come from a genomic window of Gloeomargarita sp. SRBZ-1_bins_9:
- a CDS encoding RNA-binding protein: MTIYVGNLNYRVTKEDLQEVFAEYGDVKSVVLPMDRETGRMRGFAFVEMQADDQEEKAISELDGAEWMGRQLRVNKARPKENRRDAYRSRG, from the coding sequence ATGACGATTTACGTAGGTAATCTAAACTATCGGGTCACCAAGGAGGACCTGCAAGAAGTTTTTGCCGAGTACGGCGATGTAAAAAGTGTGGTCCTGCCCATGGACCGGGAAACGGGGCGGATGCGGGGCTTTGCTTTTGTGGAAATGCAGGCCGACGACCAGGAAGAAAAGGCCATCAGCGAACTGGACGGGGCCGAATGGATGGGGCGGCAATTGCGAGTGAACAAGGCCCGTCCCAAAGAAAACCGGCGAGATGCATACCGCTCCCGGGGTTAA
- a CDS encoding DUF721 domain-containing protein, whose protein sequence is MGLTALGGILQQLDSSPTWERCRQWQTLLGLWAELVGPTVQRQTEPLYIRRGVLYVATRSPVWAQNLTFERQRLLQRLNAHLPEPLQDIRFRPLLTPEGQPPAGRIFRGGTRTPALPCAGTPTYRRPPHCPRCHLPAPLVELDRWGICGLCRAAELAT, encoded by the coding sequence ATGGGTTTAACCGCCTTGGGGGGGATTCTCCAGCAACTGGACAGCAGCCCCACCTGGGAACGGTGCCGGCAGTGGCAAACCCTGCTGGGTCTGTGGGCGGAACTGGTGGGGCCAACGGTGCAACGCCAGACCGAACCCCTGTACATCCGGCGGGGGGTTTTGTACGTGGCCACCCGGTCGCCGGTTTGGGCGCAAAACCTGACCTTTGAACGGCAGCGGTTGCTCCAGCGTCTGAATGCCCATTTGCCGGAGCCCTTGCAGGACATTCGCTTTCGCCCCCTGTTGACTCCCGAGGGACAGCCCCCTGCCGGTCGCATCTTTCGAGGGGGGACCCGCACGCCGGCCTTGCCCTGCGCTGGGACACCCACCTACCGCCGTCCACCCCACTGTCCCCGTTGTCACCTGCCGGCACCCCTGGTGGAGTTGGACCGGTGGGGTATCTGTGGCCTGTGCCGAGCGGCGGAACTGGCGACCTAG
- a CDS encoding ATP-dependent Clp protease proteolytic subunit: MVQSPYYGDYYYRTPPPDLPSLLLKERIIYLGMPIVQQVTELIIAQLLYLQYEDPEKPIYFYINSTGTSRFDGEPVAWETEGFAICDTMAYIKPPVHTICIGVAMGMAAVLLSAGTKGHRASLPNASIILRQSRSYTRGQASDIQIQAREVLHNREVMLDILAANTGQPREKIAKDMSRTFYLTPYQAKEYGLIDRILEPTRKLPPTVMQALASSSS; this comes from the coding sequence ATGGTTCAGTCACCGTACTACGGGGATTACTACTACCGCACTCCGCCCCCCGACTTGCCCTCCCTGTTGCTCAAGGAACGGATTATTTATCTAGGGATGCCAATTGTGCAGCAGGTCACGGAGCTGATCATTGCCCAGTTGTTGTACCTGCAGTACGAGGACCCGGAAAAACCCATTTATTTCTACATCAATTCCACGGGCACCTCCCGTTTTGATGGGGAACCGGTTGCCTGGGAAACGGAGGGGTTTGCCATCTGTGACACAATGGCCTACATCAAACCGCCGGTGCATACCATTTGTATTGGGGTGGCGATGGGGATGGCGGCGGTGCTGTTGTCGGCGGGCACCAAAGGGCACCGGGCCAGCCTGCCCAATGCCTCCATTATCTTGCGCCAAAGTCGCAGCTATACCCGGGGGCAGGCCTCGGATATCCAAATCCAGGCGCGGGAGGTGCTACACAACCGGGAAGTGATGCTGGACATTCTGGCGGCCAATACGGGACAGCCCCGGGAGAAAATTGCCAAGGACATGAGCCGCACCTTTTACCTGACGCCCTACCAGGCCAAGGAGTATGGGTTGATTGACCGCATCCTGGAACCCACCCGCAAATTGCCGCCTACGGTTATGCAAGCGTTGGCTTCCAGTTCGTCCTAA
- a CDS encoding ATP-dependent Clp protease proteolytic subunit: MPLGIPKVPYRLPGEPYTQWIDIYNRLYRERIIFLGQEIDDDIANQIVAVMLYLDSEDQGKDIYLYINSPGGSVHAGLAIYDTMQHIKSDVVTICVGLAASMGAFLLAAGTKGKRLALPHSRIMIHQVSSGARGQASDIEIEAREVLRIDRQLNQLLAYHTGQPVEKVQQDQKRDFYMSAQEALAYGIVDKVIEGRAP, from the coding sequence ATGCCGCTGGGTATCCCCAAGGTTCCTTACCGTCTGCCCGGTGAACCCTATACCCAATGGATTGATATTTACAACCGGCTGTACCGGGAACGGATTATTTTTTTGGGGCAAGAAATTGACGACGACATTGCCAATCAAATCGTGGCGGTGATGTTGTATTTGGATTCGGAGGACCAGGGCAAGGATATTTACCTGTACATCAATTCGCCGGGGGGGTCGGTGCATGCGGGGCTGGCCATTTACGACACCATGCAGCACATCAAATCGGACGTGGTGACAATCTGTGTGGGGCTGGCGGCGTCCATGGGGGCGTTTTTGTTGGCGGCGGGGACCAAAGGGAAACGCCTGGCGCTGCCCCATTCGCGGATTATGATCCACCAGGTGTCGAGTGGGGCGCGGGGGCAAGCCTCGGACATTGAAATCGAAGCCCGGGAGGTGTTGCGCATTGACCGGCAACTCAACCAGCTGCTGGCCTATCACACGGGGCAGCCGGTGGAGAAGGTGCAACAGGACCAAAAGCGGGACTTTTACATGTCGGCCCAAGAGGCGCTGGCCTATGGGATTGTGGACAAGGTGATTGAAGGCCGGGCGCCCTAG
- a CDS encoding DnaJ domain-containing protein, translating into MTDPRLVESYRCLGLAVGASLEEVKVAYRRLARRCHPDLHPHDPHSHERFIALQQVYQYLLAHLTQTPVGTAPQVRVTVQHRPAPEPGPPLTPQERYLKHKFQVQWRTLLEQERFARAVALLETLRQRFPTDREIPGWLAQTYQRWGRALIDQGQWDKARGCLKTALRLDPHNPTLWQEVNREFIRLEQGMGKYS; encoded by the coding sequence ATGACTGACCCTCGCTTGGTGGAGAGTTATCGCTGTTTGGGTTTGGCGGTAGGGGCCTCCCTCGAGGAAGTCAAAGTGGCCTACCGGCGTTTGGCCCGTCGCTGCCATCCGGACTTGCACCCCCATGACCCCCATAGCCACGAACGGTTTATTGCCCTCCAGCAGGTGTACCAATATCTGTTGGCCCACTTGACCCAGACACCGGTTGGGACAGCGCCTCAGGTGCGGGTGACCGTGCAGCATCGCCCCGCGCCAGAACCAGGGCCACCCCTGACGCCCCAAGAGCGCTACCTCAAGCACAAATTCCAGGTGCAGTGGCGGACCTTGCTGGAGCAAGAACGGTTTGCCCGGGCGGTGGCCCTCCTAGAGACCCTGCGGCAGCGGTTTCCCACAGACAGGGAGATTCCGGGTTGGTTGGCCCAGACTTACCAGCGCTGGGGGCGGGCCTTGATTGACCAGGGGCAATGGGACAAGGCCCGGGGATGCCTGAAAACGGCCCTGCGCCTGGACCCCCACAACCCCACGCTCTGGCAGGAGGTGAATCGGGAGTTTATTCGGCTGGAGCAGGGGATGGGCAAGTACTCTTAG
- the raiA gene encoding ribosome-associated translation inhibitor RaiA, with product MPMKIVIHGKNIAITDPIREYVENKLHKALDHFNGWITEVDVHLSVARNPRIHDTHVAEVTVYAKGHVLRGEERSENLYASIDLVADKLNRKVRKFKEKKQAKLHQTPVPVASPDLVTPTTERSPELPKEVVRRKYFAMPPMTVEEALEQLELVDHDFYVFRNAETGEINVVYERNHGGYGLIQPRGNGHPKPSA from the coding sequence ATGCCTATGAAGATTGTGATTCACGGCAAAAACATTGCCATTACCGACCCCATTCGTGAGTATGTGGAAAACAAGCTACACAAGGCCCTGGATCACTTCAACGGTTGGATTACGGAGGTAGATGTCCATTTGTCCGTAGCCCGCAACCCCCGCATTCACGATACCCATGTGGCGGAGGTTACCGTCTATGCCAAGGGGCATGTTCTGCGGGGGGAAGAACGCAGTGAAAATCTCTACGCCAGTATTGATTTGGTGGCGGATAAATTGAACCGGAAAGTCCGCAAGTTTAAGGAGAAGAAACAGGCCAAGCTGCACCAAACACCGGTGCCGGTGGCGTCGCCGGATCTGGTCACACCGACAACCGAGCGGTCCCCCGAATTGCCCAAGGAGGTGGTCCGCCGCAAGTACTTTGCCATGCCCCCAATGACGGTCGAGGAGGCCCTTGAGCAACTGGAGCTGGTTGATCATGATTTCTATGTGTTTCGCAACGCCGAGACGGGGGAAATTAATGTGGTTTATGAACGGAATCACGGGGGTTATGGGTTGATCCAACCCCGGGGCAACGGTCACCCCAAACCCTCGGCCTAG
- the lysA gene encoding diaminopimelate decarboxylase, which yields MADLAPNQQLLPLTASTNAQGHLVIGGCDVVALVERWGSPLYILDEVTLRTACRQYQEGFRRCYPGPSQVIYAAKAWCCLGVLAMVVGEGLGLDVVSGGELLTAMRLGVKPEWVYFHGNNKSPAELELALAYGCRLVVDNWHELKTLAALAQAQGVRVPMLVRLTPGIECHTHEYIRTGHLDSKFGFDPGQWPALVDWLLGQSHLECIGLHAHIGSQIFALDPHRDLTQVLVDYYAQGLQAGLPLRVLDVGGGLGIRYVESDQPPAIADWVRVVSAGIAHHCQSRGLPLPCLVAEPGRSIVGPAGVTAYTIGGRKDIPGGRTYLSVDGGMSDNPRPITYQASYQALVANRCLDPLAETVTIAGKHCESGDILIRDLALPLTQPGDVLVVLATGAYNASMASNYNRMPRPAAVVVRDGDAELLVKRETWEDLLRQDCLPARLELVGA from the coding sequence ATGGCGGACCTGGCCCCCAACCAGCAGTTGTTGCCCCTGACGGCCAGCACCAATGCTCAGGGTCATTTGGTGATTGGTGGTTGTGATGTGGTGGCGTTGGTGGAGCGTTGGGGGTCGCCGCTGTATATTTTGGATGAGGTGACTCTGCGCACGGCCTGCCGCCAGTATCAGGAGGGGTTCCGGCGGTGCTATCCCGGACCGAGCCAGGTGATCTACGCGGCTAAAGCCTGGTGTTGTCTGGGGGTGCTGGCGATGGTCGTGGGGGAAGGTCTGGGGCTGGATGTGGTCTCCGGGGGGGAACTCCTGACGGCCATGCGGTTGGGGGTAAAACCCGAGTGGGTCTATTTTCACGGCAATAACAAGTCTCCGGCGGAATTGGAGTTGGCCCTGGCCTATGGCTGCCGCCTTGTGGTGGACAACTGGCATGAGCTGAAGACGTTGGCGGCTTTGGCCCAGGCGCAGGGGGTGCGGGTGCCGATGCTGGTGCGTTTGACGCCGGGGATCGAGTGCCACACCCACGAGTACATCCGCACGGGGCATCTCGACAGCAAATTTGGCTTTGACCCCGGTCAGTGGCCGGCCCTGGTGGACTGGTTGCTGGGGCAATCGCATCTGGAATGCATCGGTTTACATGCCCATATCGGTTCCCAGATTTTTGCCCTGGACCCCCACCGGGATTTGACCCAGGTGCTGGTGGATTATTACGCCCAGGGGCTACAGGCCGGCTTGCCGTTGCGGGTGTTGGATGTGGGCGGGGGATTGGGTATTCGTTATGTAGAGAGCGACCAGCCGCCGGCGATTGCCGATTGGGTGCGGGTGGTGAGTGCAGGCATAGCCCATCACTGTCAAAGCCGGGGATTGCCCTTGCCTTGCCTGGTGGCGGAACCGGGGCGTTCGATTGTGGGACCGGCCGGTGTGACGGCTTATACCATCGGCGGGCGCAAGGATATTCCCGGCGGGCGCACCTATCTAAGCGTGGACGGCGGCATGTCGGATAATCCCCGTCCCATCACTTACCAGGCCTCCTACCAAGCGCTGGTGGCTAATCGCTGCCTCGACCCCCTGGCGGAAACAGTAACCATTGCCGGCAAGCACTGCGAATCGGGGGATATTTTGATCCGCGACCTCGCCCTGCCCTTGACCCAACCAGGGGATGTGCTGGTGGTGCTGGCAACCGGTGCCTACAACGCCAGCATGGCCTCCAACTACAACCGTATGCCCCGCCCGGCAGCTGTGGTGGTGCGGGATGGGGATGCGGAGTTGCTAGTGAAACGGGAAACCTGGGAAGACCTCCTGCGGCAGGACTGTTTACCGGCCCGCTTGGAACTGGTGGGGGCCTGA
- a CDS encoding DUF2459 domain-containing protein codes for MRRWLGVGGLGLLLVLGLGMVLPRRRPVARETPCPIGIYIVGGVIHSDLILPRRNAIWDWALMLPMDQIALGEPDYLGFGFGEQQFYMAPPAPLWQRWPDGLRALFWANPGIVYVYPLAQPPQAAQCIGLQPDQYRQLAQYIQDSFRRDDQGRLQPLGRGHQPVGQFFAARATYSLLFTCNHWTAEGLDRAGVPVPWLPLVTVSLLWHTRWTCPCPQAASS; via the coding sequence ATGCGCCGGTGGCTGGGGGTAGGGGGACTAGGGTTGCTGTTGGTATTGGGATTGGGGATGGTCCTGCCCCGGCGCCGGCCCGTTGCCCGGGAAACCCCCTGCCCGATTGGGATTTACATTGTGGGGGGGGTGATTCACTCGGACCTCATTTTGCCCCGCCGCAATGCCATCTGGGACTGGGCACTGATGCTACCGATGGACCAAATTGCGCTCGGTGAACCGGATTACCTAGGTTTTGGGTTTGGCGAGCAACAGTTTTACATGGCGCCCCCGGCCCCTCTGTGGCAGCGCTGGCCGGATGGGTTGCGGGCTTTATTCTGGGCCAATCCGGGAATTGTCTATGTCTATCCATTGGCTCAACCACCCCAGGCAGCCCAGTGCATTGGTTTGCAACCGGACCAGTACCGCCAACTAGCGCAGTACATCCAGGACTCGTTCCGGCGGGATGACCAAGGGCGATTGCAACCGTTGGGGCGAGGGCATCAACCGGTGGGGCAGTTTTTTGCCGCCCGGGCCACCTACTCGCTGCTGTTTACTTGCAACCATTGGACGGCGGAGGGATTGGACCGCGCCGGTGTCCCTGTGCCCTGGCTGCCCCTGGTGACCGTCAGCCTCCTGTGGCACACTCGCTGGACCTGTCCCTGTCCTCAGGCCGCCAGTTCTTGA
- a CDS encoding Re/Si-specific NAD(P)(+) transhydrogenase subunit alpha: MRIAVLKEREPGETRVALVPEAVGRLVQRGLTVLVEQGAGEAAYFPDGAYSAAGAQIVSDPATLLAQADVVLKVAPPQETEVRGLRPGTVLIGFMDPLGRPWLVRDLAQQGVTAFSMEMIPRISRAQSMDALSSQASVAGYRAVLLAAAHLPKFFPMLTTAAGTIPPAKVFVIGAGVAGLQAIATARRLGAVVEAFDIRPQVKEEVHSLGAKLVEVTLEEAVEGGGGYAREVSEASQEKSRQLISDHVARAEVVITTAQVPGKRAPLLVTEAMVARMPAGSVIVDVAAPQGGNCALTEPGRQVVRHGVTILGPLNLPATMPVHASQMYSKNLLSLLNLLISGQELRWDFADDIVAAACITHAGEIRSPRVKEALAQELAA; this comes from the coding sequence ATGCGCATAGCCGTCCTGAAGGAACGGGAGCCGGGGGAAACACGGGTGGCCCTGGTGCCGGAAGCGGTGGGGCGTTTGGTGCAACGGGGTCTGACGGTGCTGGTGGAACAGGGGGCGGGGGAAGCGGCCTATTTCCCCGATGGGGCCTATAGCGCGGCGGGCGCCCAGATCGTCTCTGACCCGGCGACGTTGCTGGCCCAGGCGGATGTGGTTCTCAAGGTGGCCCCCCCCCAGGAAACCGAAGTACGCGGGTTACGGCCCGGAACGGTGTTGATCGGGTTTATGGACCCCCTGGGACGGCCCTGGTTGGTGCGGGATTTGGCGCAACAGGGGGTGACGGCTTTCAGTATGGAGATGATCCCCCGTATTTCCCGCGCCCAGAGCATGGATGCCCTGTCCTCCCAGGCGTCGGTGGCGGGTTATCGGGCGGTGCTCCTGGCGGCGGCCCACTTGCCCAAATTTTTCCCCATGCTAACGACGGCAGCCGGGACTATTCCCCCCGCCAAGGTCTTTGTCATCGGGGCCGGGGTGGCAGGCCTACAGGCGATTGCTACGGCGCGGCGCTTGGGGGCGGTGGTGGAGGCGTTTGATATTCGTCCCCAGGTCAAAGAGGAGGTGCACAGTCTGGGGGCCAAGTTGGTGGAAGTGACTCTAGAGGAGGCCGTGGAAGGCGGGGGGGGCTACGCCCGGGAGGTGTCGGAAGCCAGCCAGGAAAAGTCCCGCCAACTGATTAGCGACCATGTGGCTCGTGCGGAGGTGGTGATTACCACGGCCCAGGTGCCGGGGAAACGGGCGCCCCTGTTAGTCACGGAAGCCATGGTTGCCCGGATGCCAGCCGGTAGCGTGATCGTGGACGTGGCCGCACCCCAGGGGGGCAATTGCGCCCTGACGGAACCGGGACGCCAGGTGGTGCGCCACGGGGTGACCATCCTAGGGCCGTTGAACCTGCCGGCAACGATGCCCGTCCACGCCAGCCAGATGTACAGCAAAAATCTGTTGAGCCTGCTGAACCTGCTGATTAGCGGTCAGGAGTTGCGCTGGGATTTTGCCGATGACATTGTGGCGGCCGCTTGCATTACCCACGCAGGTGAGATTCGCTCCCCCCGGGTGAAAGAGGCCTTGGCTCAAGAACTGGCGGCCTGA
- a CDS encoding DNA polymerase III subunit alpha → MSFVPLHVHTEYSLLDGASQIPQLVEQAVMLNMPAIAITDHGVMYGAIELIKQCRERGIKPIVGNEMYIINGDITKQERSPRYHQVVLAKNTQGYKNLVKLTTISHLQGVQGKGIFSRPCINKELLETYREGLIVTSACLGGEIPQKILQGKRQEARQIAAWYQKVFGDDFYLEIQDHGYPEDRIVNVEIIRIAQELGIKYIATNDSHYISCFDVEAHDALLCIQTGKLITDTKRLRYSGTEYLKSAQEMAQLFRDHLDDDVIQTAIQTTLEVAQKIEPYHILGEPRLPHYDVPVGHTVDTYLEQIAWQGLSERLGMKRDQIPPAYKERLSYELKVIQQRGFSGYFLVVWDYVKYARDHGIPVGPGRGSAAGSLVAYALKITNIDPVHHGLLFERFLNPERKSMPDIDTDFCIENRDRLIEYVTQHYGSDRVAQIITFNRMTSKAVLKDVARVLEGISHREADQMAKQIPVFRGKPAPLQEMISENTPSPEFKARYEQEEKVRHWVDLAMRIEGVNKTFGVHAAGVVIAPEPLDELVPLQRNNDGALITQYAMEDIESLGLLKMDFLGLRNLTLIRQAVELIEKNHQVRLDLDHLPLDDPKTYALLERGEVEGIFQLESAGMRQIVRDLKPSSIEDISSILALYRPGPLDAGLIPKFIDRKHGREKIEYAHPLLEPILRETYGLIIYQEQIMKIAQDMAGYSLGQADLLRRAMGKKKPEEMEKQRQVFLEGAAKNGIPKDIAVALFEQMVLFAEYCLTYETEVLTVEYGPVPIGEIVERRLHCHVYSVNAQGELYTQPIAQWHDRGEQVVYEYELDDGTVIRATPDHKFMTTDGHMHTLDEIFTQGLELQALPVVTLAQV, encoded by the coding sequence ATGTCCTTTGTACCCCTGCACGTCCACACCGAATACAGCCTGCTGGACGGCGCCAGTCAAATTCCCCAGTTGGTGGAGCAGGCCGTGATGCTCAACATGCCGGCGATTGCCATTACCGACCACGGGGTGATGTACGGCGCCATTGAACTGATCAAGCAATGCCGGGAGCGGGGGATCAAACCCATCGTCGGCAACGAAATGTACATCATCAACGGGGACATTACCAAGCAGGAACGCAGCCCCCGCTATCACCAGGTTGTGCTGGCCAAAAACACCCAAGGGTACAAAAACCTGGTTAAACTCACCACCATTTCCCACCTCCAAGGGGTCCAGGGCAAAGGCATCTTCTCCCGCCCCTGCATCAACAAAGAACTTCTGGAGACCTACCGCGAAGGTCTTATTGTCACCAGCGCCTGTTTGGGGGGGGAAATTCCCCAGAAAATCCTCCAGGGAAAGCGCCAGGAAGCCCGCCAGATCGCCGCTTGGTACCAGAAGGTGTTTGGGGATGATTTCTATCTGGAAATCCAGGACCACGGTTACCCGGAAGACCGGATTGTGAATGTGGAAATCATCCGCATTGCCCAGGAGCTAGGCATCAAATACATTGCCACCAATGACTCCCACTACATTTCCTGCTTTGATGTGGAAGCCCACGACGCCCTGCTGTGCATCCAAACCGGCAAGTTAATTACCGACACCAAACGCCTGCGCTATAGCGGCACGGAATACCTGAAATCGGCCCAGGAAATGGCCCAACTGTTTCGGGACCACCTCGACGATGATGTCATCCAAACCGCCATCCAAACCACCCTCGAAGTTGCTCAGAAAATCGAGCCTTATCACATTTTAGGGGAACCCCGCCTACCCCATTACGACGTACCGGTGGGCCACACGGTGGACACCTACCTGGAACAAATTGCTTGGCAGGGCCTATCGGAACGGTTGGGCATGAAGCGGGACCAGATTCCCCCGGCCTATAAAGAGCGGCTGTCCTATGAATTAAAAGTTATTCAGCAGCGGGGGTTTTCCGGGTATTTTTTGGTGGTGTGGGACTACGTGAAATACGCCCGGGACCATGGGATTCCGGTGGGGCCAGGTCGGGGGTCAGCTGCCGGTTCCCTGGTGGCCTATGCCCTGAAAATCACCAACATTGACCCGGTGCATCACGGCCTGCTGTTTGAGCGCTTTTTGAACCCCGAGCGTAAATCCATGCCCGATATTGACACGGACTTTTGCATTGAGAACCGCGACCGCCTGATTGAATACGTCACCCAACACTACGGCAGTGACCGGGTCGCCCAAATTATTACTTTCAACCGCATGACCTCCAAGGCGGTGCTCAAGGACGTGGCGCGGGTGCTGGAGGGCATCAGCCACCGGGAGGCCGACCAAATGGCCAAACAGATTCCTGTGTTTCGCGGCAAGCCCGCCCCGTTGCAGGAAATGATTAGCGAAAATACCCCTTCACCGGAATTCAAAGCTCGCTACGAGCAAGAAGAAAAAGTCCGCCACTGGGTGGACCTGGCCATGCGCATTGAGGGGGTAAACAAAACCTTTGGCGTCCATGCCGCCGGCGTGGTCATTGCCCCGGAACCGTTGGATGAACTGGTGCCCCTGCAACGCAACAATGACGGCGCCCTTATCACCCAGTACGCCATGGAGGATATCGAGTCCCTGGGCCTATTGAAGATGGATTTTCTGGGGCTGCGCAATTTGACCCTGATCCGGCAAGCGGTCGAACTCATTGAAAAAAATCATCAAGTGCGCCTTGACCTGGACCATTTGCCCCTGGATGACCCGAAAACCTATGCCCTGTTGGAGCGGGGGGAAGTGGAGGGCATTTTCCAGTTGGAATCGGCGGGGATGCGCCAGATTGTCCGGGATTTGAAACCTTCGAGCATTGAGGACATTTCCTCCATCTTGGCCCTGTATCGCCCCGGTCCCCTGGATGCGGGTTTGATTCCCAAATTCATTGACCGGAAACACGGCCGAGAAAAGATTGAGTATGCCCACCCCCTGCTGGAACCCATTCTGCGGGAGACCTATGGCCTCATCATCTACCAGGAACAGATCATGAAAATTGCCCAGGATATGGCCGGTTATTCACTAGGGCAAGCGGATTTGCTGCGGCGGGCCATGGGCAAGAAAAAACCGGAGGAAATGGAAAAACAACGGCAGGTGTTTTTAGAGGGGGCGGCCAAAAACGGCATCCCCAAAGATATCGCCGTGGCCCTGTTTGAACAAATGGTGCTGTTTGCCGAGTACTGCCTGACCTACGAAACGGAGGTGCTCACCGTGGAGTACGGCCCCGTGCCCATTGGTGAGATTGTCGAGCGCCGCCTACATTGCCACGTCTATAGCGTCAATGCCCAAGGGGAACTCTACACCCAACCCATTGCCCAGTGGCACGACCGGGGAGAGCAGGTGGTCTATGAGTACGAACTCGACGACGGGACGGTGATCCGCGCCACCCCCGACCATAAGTTCATGACCACCGACGGGCACATGCACACCCTCGATGAAATCTTCACCCAGGGACTGGAATTGCAAGCCCTGCCGGTGGTGACCCTGGCCCAAGTTTAG
- the argF gene encoding ornithine carbamoyltransferase, with product MNTLAGRDILSMADLSAAEIHSLLELARLYKQGQRLGNAQGRVLGLLFTKASTRTRVSFTVAMLRLGGQVIDLQPGAMQMGRGEPIRDTARVLDRYLDVLAIRTYAQAEVAAFAEWATMPVINALTDREHPCQVLADLLTMQECFGGLAGLRVAYLGDGNNVCHSLLLGCALMGMHLTVATPPEHRPDPTIWQQAQALAQGGARLVQTQDPEAAVQQAQVLYTDVWASMGQETETAARIPRFWPYQVNERLLALADPEAIVLHCLPAHRGEEITEGVLEGAQSRVWDQAENRLYAQQALLAQVLGLV from the coding sequence ATGAATACCCTGGCGGGCCGGGATATTTTGAGCATGGCGGATTTGTCGGCGGCGGAAATCCACAGCCTGTTGGAACTGGCCCGCCTGTACAAGCAGGGTCAGCGGTTGGGGAATGCCCAGGGGCGGGTGCTGGGGTTGCTGTTTACCAAGGCGTCTACCCGGACCCGGGTGAGTTTTACGGTGGCGATGTTGCGCCTGGGGGGTCAGGTGATTGACCTGCAGCCGGGAGCGATGCAGATGGGCCGGGGGGAACCCATCCGGGATACGGCGCGGGTGTTGGACCGGTATTTGGATGTGCTGGCGATTCGCACCTATGCCCAAGCGGAGGTGGCTGCTTTTGCCGAGTGGGCGACGATGCCGGTCATCAATGCCCTGACGGACCGGGAGCATCCCTGCCAAGTGCTGGCGGATTTGCTGACCATGCAGGAATGTTTTGGGGGGCTGGCCGGGTTGAGGGTGGCCTATTTGGGGGATGGGAACAATGTCTGTCATTCGCTGCTGTTGGGTTGTGCGCTGATGGGGATGCATTTAACGGTGGCCACGCCCCCGGAACATCGGCCTGACCCGACCATCTGGCAGCAGGCGCAGGCTTTAGCGCAAGGGGGCGCCCGGTTGGTGCAAACCCAGGACCCGGAAGCGGCGGTGCAGCAAGCCCAAGTGCTCTACACCGATGTGTGGGCCAGCATGGGGCAGGAGACGGAAACGGCGGCCCGTATCCCCCGCTTTTGGCCCTATCAGGTCAACGAGCGGTTATTGGCGCTGGCGGACCCCGAGGCCATTGTGCTGCACTGTTTGCCGGCTCACCGGGGGGAAGAAATCACCGAGGGAGTTTTGGAGGGTGCCCAGTCGCGGGTGTGGGACCAGGCGGAAAACCGGCTCTATGCCCAGCAGGCACTCCTGGCCCAGGTTTTGGGACTCGTCTGA